A stretch of the Actinomycetes bacterium genome encodes the following:
- a CDS encoding sialidase family protein produces the protein MNDVKANRREHLRKRWAVLVPLLALVVSVLLPAPIAGASSAQVVQVTFDHDRDAETSIAVNPSNPLNVVAAWISSGDRTCGYGVSFDGGLSWPVVGVVPGIQTGSGGQFDRGTDPSVVFDNNGNAYYTCLAFNLFPPGTGSAGTIFVSRSTDGGVTWGAPVVAMTGEDTPGNAINEFEDHQFITANPANGHLYLTQTEFTALGKPVILFTRSTDAGRTWAEPVPISSRAGNATFQDSFSAVGKDPKTVYVTFGAFANAGLPNWNRIYLAKSSDGGLTFSPPQLLAQVAPLPDPLPNASWRSDNNLWVAVDRRTNQLYVNYADDNAGDADVRVMRVRDSGDRFEVQGITRVNDDGPGSDQFFPFITVAPSGRVDVCFQDRRYAPGNALIFTTCAFSGNAGATFTNLQVTTTPFDASNNDFIGDYNWQASTDSAVRPSFVGDGVAGGDSSAQEVFAATVTP, from the coding sequence ATGAACGACGTGAAGGCCAACCGTCGCGAACACCTACGCAAGCGATGGGCAGTGCTCGTTCCGCTGTTGGCCCTAGTCGTCAGCGTCCTGCTCCCAGCGCCCATCGCGGGAGCGTCGAGCGCGCAGGTCGTCCAGGTCACCTTCGATCATGACCGTGACGCCGAGACCTCGATCGCCGTCAACCCCAGCAACCCGCTCAACGTCGTGGCGGCCTGGATCTCGAGCGGGGATCGCACCTGCGGCTACGGGGTCTCGTTCGACGGCGGGTTGAGCTGGCCGGTGGTCGGCGTCGTGCCGGGGATTCAGACGGGAAGCGGTGGTCAGTTCGATCGTGGGACCGACCCCAGCGTCGTCTTCGACAACAACGGCAACGCCTACTACACCTGCCTGGCCTTCAACCTCTTCCCGCCAGGTACCGGCTCGGCCGGGACGATCTTCGTGTCGAGGTCGACCGACGGCGGGGTGACCTGGGGCGCGCCGGTGGTGGCGATGACGGGCGAGGACACGCCCGGCAATGCCATCAACGAGTTCGAGGATCACCAGTTCATCACGGCCAACCCGGCGAACGGCCACCTCTACCTCACCCAGACCGAGTTCACCGCGTTGGGGAAGCCGGTGATCCTCTTCACCCGCTCGACCGACGCCGGCCGGACCTGGGCCGAGCCCGTGCCGATCAGCAGCCGGGCTGGCAACGCCACCTTCCAGGACTCCTTCAGCGCGGTCGGCAAGGACCCGAAGACGGTCTACGTCACCTTCGGCGCCTTCGCCAACGCCGGTCTTCCCAACTGGAACCGGATCTACCTCGCCAAGTCGAGCGACGGTGGGCTGACGTTCTCGCCGCCGCAGCTGCTCGCCCAGGTCGCGCCGCTGCCCGACCCGCTGCCGAACGCGAGCTGGCGATCGGACAACAACCTGTGGGTGGCGGTCGACCGCCGGACCAACCAGCTCTACGTCAACTACGCCGACGACAACGCGGGTGACGCCGACGTTCGAGTGATGCGGGTCCGGGACAGCGGCGACCGCTTCGAGGTGCAGGGGATCACCCGGGTGAACGACGACGGGCCTGGCTCCGACCAGTTCTTCCCGTTCATCACCGTTGCGCCTAGCGGCCGCGTCGACGTCTGCTTCCAGGACCGGCGCTACGCGCCCGGGAACGCGCTCATCTTCACGACCTGCGCGTTCTCCGGGAACGCAGGCGCGACGTTCACCAACCTCCAGGTCACGACGACGCCGTTCGACGCCTCGAACAACGACTTCATCGGCGACTACAACTGGCAGGCGAGCACCGACAGCGCAGTCCGGCCGAGCTTCGTCGGCGACGGCGTGGCAGGCGGCGACTCGAGCGCTCAGGAGGTCTTCGCAGCGACAGTGACCCCATAG